In Sphingobium sp. Cam5-1, the sequence GCGAGCTGCTTTCGACATGGTATGTCCCGCGATACAGGGCGCGCGGGCTCTATGAGCAGATGGCCAGGCATCGCATCGCGCTGATGACGCAGGGTGTCTGGTCTTCGCTCTCGGCCGACGCACCTTTCTTCCTGCGCAATCACCGCGTTGCCGTCTCCTATTCGACGCCGGAAAATTCAAAAGTATCCAATGAGGACATTGTCGGTGTCATGGACGGCCTGGTGTCCGCGCTCGCCTCCATCAATGTGAGCGCCCGCAAGATGGATCCTGCGGCCCTCATAGCCTGGATCGACGACATCACCTCTCCCACGACGGCACCGGGAGAAGATGCCGTCAGCTACAATCCCTTCGACAGTATCGCCGATCAGGCGATCCGCCGCGACATCGAGATGCGGGTGGAGGCAGACCGGATATTGCTGCGCACCGAACGCTTTCGCCCAACGGGCCGGGAACTCGACGGCACGCCCGAAATCGGTGAAATCTATCCCGATTGCTTCGACGTGCGCGCATTTTCCGTGCGCAATCTGCCCCAGCATTGGGCGCCCTGGGATGTTGCCCGGCTGATCGGAGACATGTTCACCGACAAGCTGCGTATGCCTTGCCCTGTCTCGACCAATCTCTGCATCGACTTTCCCGACGTAGAGGCTGCTGCGAGCAGGGCGGGCTTCAAATATATGCGTACGACGAGCCTGGCGGACAGCAGATCGGCGCGGTTCCTGCCACAGCTTAAGGAACAGAGCCGCGAATGGGCGCATGTGAATGATGAGATGAAGCAGGGACGCAAGCTGGTGCGTCTCTTCTACTCGGTGACATCCTTCTCGCCCCACGGGAAGGGCGATGCCCATGAACGGATCCTCAAATCCGTTTATCGCGCCGCCGGCTGGGATCTGCTCGATGACCGCTATCTCCAGGTGATGGGCCTCCTTTGCGCCATGCCCATGACCATGGCCAATGGACTGTCGAAGGATCTGGAACGCATGAAGCGCATGCGCACCATGCTGACGACCACGGCCGCCCACCTTGCTCCCCTGCAGGGAGAATATCTCGGCGGAGCGATCCCCCACATGCTGCTGATCGGCCGGCGGGGCCAGCCCTTCTTCTGGAGTCCGTTCGAAAACAGGGCGGGCAATCACAATGTCGCGGTGTTCGGCAAATCGGGCTCCGGCAAGTCGGTGGCCTTGCAGGAACTGTGTGCCTCGCTGTGCGGCGCGGGCGCGCGGGTGGTGGTGATCGACGATGGCCGCTCCTTTGAGCATTCGGCCAAGCTCCAGGGCGGCGCCTTCGTCGAATTCACGATGTCCGCCGGCTTTTGTCTCAACCCCTTCAGCATGATCGATGGAGCCCAGGCGGCGCAGGACGAGGATTATCTGCTCGATTGCATGGCGATGCTCAAGGCCATCGTCAACCAGATGGCGCGTCACATCGACAAGCTGAACGATACCGAGCGCGGGCTGATCGATGGAGCAGTCAACCGCGTGTGGGAAGAGAAGGGGCGAGCCGGGTCCATCGATGACGTCATCGCCGCCCTCGACGCGACCGATAATCAGATGGCGCGCGATCTTGGCATTGCGATGGGGCCGTTCTCCTCGCGGGGAACATATGGCAAATTCTTCGAGGGAGAGGTCTCGTTCGAACTGTCAGCGTCGTTGACGGTGTTCGAACTGTCCGATCTTTCCTCGCGCGAGGAACTGCGCAGTGTTGTGCTGACCGCGATCATGTTTCTTTCACAGCAGATGATGCGCAAGGTGGATCGCGCTATTCCCAAGGCACTGCTGCTCGATGAAGCCTGGCAGATGCTGCGTGGCGGAGCGATGGCCGATTTCATCGAAACCTATGCGCGCACATGCCGCAAATATGGCGCATCTCTGGTGACAGCGACGCAGTCACTCAACGATTATTACAAATCGGCGGGCTCGATTGCTGCGCTCGAGAATAGCGACTGGTTCTTCATTCTGCAGCAGAAGCCGGAGACCATCGCCGATTTCAAGAAGCATGATCGCTTCGAGATGGACGATTACACAGATGCCCTGCTGAGGTCGCTTAAGCGCAACGGTTTTGAATATTCCGATATTTTGATCAAGGGCCCCGAGACATTGGCCCTCGGACGCCTGGTTCTTGATCCTTATTCGGCCGCCCTGTTCTCGTCCAGTCCCGATACATTTGCCGCGATCGAGCAGATGGTCGGGCAAGGCATGAGCATGGAACAGGCGATCGAGCGCGTCGCCTTTCCTGACGATCCTGAAAAATGGTCGGGAGCGGCGCCCGGCGCCGCCCGTGCTGCGGAGTAGGGCGATGACCGGCGGCAAGGATGAGAGAAAAGCGCGGTATGTCCCGATTGTACGGAGCGCTGAGCGGGTGATCGGTTGGGCGGGCCTTGCATGGTTGATCCTCGACATGGCCGCCTTCCTTGCCGGCATAGTGCTCATGACCTGGGGCCTGTTCGTCTTTGCCTTCCTGTGCCTGGGAGGATTTTCGCTCGACGGCATGATGCATCAGCTGACCAATCTTTCCTCGCGCTACATCGCGGCCAGCCCGGAGCGCGCCCTGTCTTTCCAGATGCTGCTGCTGGTTTCCCACCTTCTGCTCTCGCTCATTCTCCTCTTCCTGCGAAGGCATCGCATTCCCCATGTCTAAGCCCACACAACTCGACCTCACCCTTCCGCCTCCTCCCGCGCCTTCCGCCGCTGCGCAGCGGCGCAGGCCGGTTTTCGCCGGATACAGCCGCGGTCAGATCCTGGTTGGGGCTGTGATCCTCCTGGGGCTCATCTGGGCAATGTGGGTGACAAGGACGCTTCTTGCGCCGCGCCGCGACCAGATCGTTTCCGCCCGGCTGTCGGCCATTGTCGGTGAATATGTGCAAGCGCAGGCGCGATCAGCCTCGCCGCCCGAACAGATTGCGGCGGAGACGCGCCGTTTCATGGCGAGGCTGGAAGGAGAATTGCAGCGCCGCTCCCATGACGGGCAGGTGGTGATGGCAGGAGAAGCGGTGCTGAGCAGGAACGTGCCGGATATCACCGAGAGTGTCAAAAAAGCGGTCTATGCTTCGGGCATTTCCCTGCCGAGGCAAGCGCGTGTGCGGGAAAAGGAACCGCCTGTGCAAGGGGCCGTGCCGGCCGCGGCTGCCGCTGGCGAAGGACCGGACCTGCCAGACCCTTTTGCCGCCGCTGCACCCCCGGCGCAACGGACAACTCCGGGCGCACAGGGCGTAAGCGATGCGACCGCCGCGCCGGGCTTTGCCGCAGGCGCCTCGGTCGCGACCTTTGGAGGAACCGATGGCGCGACCGCACGGTGATAGCGCGCCCCGGCCGTGGCGGGCGGCGAGACGTCGATGGTTGCTGCTCACAGGCGCAGTCCTGTTGTGCCTCGCCCTGAGCGCGCTCCAGCATTGGCGCAGCTCTCACCTCCTGTTGATCAACCTGACCCAATCGCTGCCGAATTGGGCCTTCCTGGTCGAGCGGGACCGATTGCCGGCGAGGGGTGACTATATTTTCTTCCAGCCGCCGCCCGGAGCGCTGCTCCGCCGCCATTTTGGCGAAAGGCGCCAGCCCTTCGGCAAGCTGGTTCTGGGCATGCCGGGCGATGTCGTAGCGCATCAAGGCGCCCTCGTGACCATTAACGGGCGTCCGGTGGTGACGATGAAGCCCCGTACGCGCCTTGGCGAACCTCTGACCCCGGGACACACTGGCCCCGTGCCGCGCGGCTGCTATTTTGCGGGGTCCGCGCATAAGGATGGGTTCGACAGCCGTTATGCCGAAATCGGCTTTGTCTGCAGTCGCCAGATTATTGGCACAGGGGTTCCGATCCTGTGAGGCGGCTCTTGTCCGGCGCCGGCATTGTGGGGTCCCTGGCGGGGGCTGCGTTCGCCATCGGTTCGATGGGCGCAGACGCGAAGGATTATGGGCAGGCCGGACAGACATTCCCCGTCGTTGAGCCGGACCTTCTTGCAACGATCGAGAGCCGGCTGAAGCGAGCCGAAGCCAGCGGTGAGATCGCACGGATGAACGAGCAGTTTGCCCGGCGGGTCGAAGCAAAGGTGCGCAGACCCGATCCGGTGAGCGGGCTATCTCCAGCCAATCGGCCGAAGGAATGGGATTTCGATCCGTCGGTCATTTTGGAGCGGGACATTCGGGACCAGAAGGGGCGACTGATCGCGGCGGCCGGACAGAAGATCAATCCGCTCGATTTCCTCAAGATCGCTCAGGACCTTGTCTTCATAGACGGCGAAAATCCTGCCCAGATGCAATGGGCGACCTCGCGTTACGATGAAAGCCAGGCCAAGATCATCCTCGTGGCGGGCTCACCGATCGAGGAAATGACCCGCCGCCAGCGGCGTTTCTATTTCGACCAGCAGGGCCGCCTTACCGCCAAGTTCGGCATTCGGCACACACCGGCCGTGGTGAAGCAGGCGGGCAAGGTCATGCGCGTGCGCGAGATCCTGCTGGTGAAGGGGAGGGCGAGCTGATGCCTCTCTGGCTGGAA encodes:
- the traW gene encoding type-F conjugative transfer system protein TraW, yielding MRRLLSGAGIVGSLAGAAFAIGSMGADAKDYGQAGQTFPVVEPDLLATIESRLKRAEASGEIARMNEQFARRVEAKVRRPDPVSGLSPANRPKEWDFDPSVILERDIRDQKGRLIAAAGQKINPLDFLKIAQDLVFIDGENPAQMQWATSRYDESQAKIILVAGSPIEEMTRRQRRFYFDQQGRLTAKFGIRHTPAVVKQAGKVMRVREILLVKGRAS
- a CDS encoding S26 family signal peptidase produces the protein MARPHGDSAPRPWRAARRRWLLLTGAVLLCLALSALQHWRSSHLLLINLTQSLPNWAFLVERDRLPARGDYIFFQPPPGALLRRHFGERRQPFGKLVLGMPGDVVAHQGALVTINGRPVVTMKPRTRLGEPLTPGHTGPVPRGCYFAGSAHKDGFDSRYAEIGFVCSRQIIGTGVPIL
- a CDS encoding TrbI F-type domain-containing protein produces the protein MSKPTQLDLTLPPPPAPSAAAQRRRPVFAGYSRGQILVGAVILLGLIWAMWVTRTLLAPRRDQIVSARLSAIVGEYVQAQARSASPPEQIAAETRRFMARLEGELQRRSHDGQVVMAGEAVLSRNVPDITESVKKAVYASGISLPRQARVREKEPPVQGAVPAAAAAGEGPDLPDPFAAAAPPAQRTTPGAQGVSDATAAPGFAAGASVATFGGTDGATAR
- the traC gene encoding type IV secretion system protein TraC: MAQKGLVERAMAGLLGWMGRPDAERPAIGVPMLAHWLPYRSYDAKSGIFYNSASRGFVLEMAPMVGADERSGEILTQFLSEAIPTPGCLQFHQWMSPRVSELLSTWYVPRYRARGLYEQMARHRIALMTQGVWSSLSADAPFFLRNHRVAVSYSTPENSKVSNEDIVGVMDGLVSALASINVSARKMDPAALIAWIDDITSPTTAPGEDAVSYNPFDSIADQAIRRDIEMRVEADRILLRTERFRPTGRELDGTPEIGEIYPDCFDVRAFSVRNLPQHWAPWDVARLIGDMFTDKLRMPCPVSTNLCIDFPDVEAAASRAGFKYMRTTSLADSRSARFLPQLKEQSREWAHVNDEMKQGRKLVRLFYSVTSFSPHGKGDAHERILKSVYRAAGWDLLDDRYLQVMGLLCAMPMTMANGLSKDLERMKRMRTMLTTTAAHLAPLQGEYLGGAIPHMLLIGRRGQPFFWSPFENRAGNHNVAVFGKSGSGKSVALQELCASLCGAGARVVVIDDGRSFEHSAKLQGGAFVEFTMSAGFCLNPFSMIDGAQAAQDEDYLLDCMAMLKAIVNQMARHIDKLNDTERGLIDGAVNRVWEEKGRAGSIDDVIAALDATDNQMARDLGIAMGPFSSRGTYGKFFEGEVSFELSASLTVFELSDLSSREELRSVVLTAIMFLSQQMMRKVDRAIPKALLLDEAWQMLRGGAMADFIETYARTCRKYGASLVTATQSLNDYYKSAGSIAALENSDWFFILQQKPETIADFKKHDRFEMDDYTDALLRSLKRNGFEYSDILIKGPETLALGRLVLDPYSAALFSSSPDTFAAIEQMVGQGMSMEQAIERVAFPDDPEKWSGAAPGAARAAE